In Zingiber officinale cultivar Zhangliang chromosome 6A, Zo_v1.1, whole genome shotgun sequence, a single genomic region encodes these proteins:
- the LOC121994151 gene encoding RING-H2 finger protein ATL74-like: MAEAPTTLSNATVSGGAAAGDVGDDGYFNSSLVVVLAALLCTLMIVLGLNSMVRFAIRCGRRRFSSGRSSSRPSSAAGAAAPAGNKKQALGRIPVVVYGPGATAGGFAATDCPICLGEFAKGEEVRVLPDCGHGFHVGCIDQWLGLQSSCPTCRRLVAWSAEEAAGGAVAVGDGTSVVVEVR; encoded by the coding sequence ATGGCCGAGGCCCCGACGACTTTGTCCAACGCAACCGTGTCGGGAGGTGCCGCCGCCGGCGACGTCGGAGACGATGGATATTTCAACTCGAGCTTGGTCGTCGTCCTCGCCGCGCTTCTGTGCACTCTGATGATCGTGCTGGGGCTGAACTCCATGGTGCGGTTCGCGATCCGCTGCGGCCGGCGGCGGTTTTCGTCGGGGAGGAGCAGTAGCAGACCCAGTTCCGCGGCCGGCGCTGCGGCACCGGCCGGGAACAAGAAGCAGGCGCTCGGGCGGATCCCGGTGGTCGTGTACGGGCCGGGGGCCACAGCCGGAGGGTTTGCAGCCACCGACTGTCCCATTTGCCTTGGGGAGTTCGCCAAGGGGGAGGAGGTCCGCGTGCTGCCGGACTGCGGCCATGGGTTCCACGTCGGGTGCATCGACCAGTGGCTGGGGTTGCAGTCGTCGTGCCCGACGTGCCGGCGCCTGGTGGCGTGGTCGGCGGAGGAGGCCGCCGGAGGTGCGGTGGCCGTCGGCGATGGTACTTCTGTCGTCGTCGAGGTGAGGTGA